The Pseudochaenichthys georgianus chromosome 8, fPseGeo1.2, whole genome shotgun sequence genome has a segment encoding these proteins:
- the LOC139434215 gene encoding LOW QUALITY PROTEIN: E3 SUMO-protein ligase KIAA1586-like (The sequence of the model RefSeq protein was modified relative to this genomic sequence to represent the inferred CDS: inserted 1 base in 1 codon; deleted 2 bases in 1 codon) has translation MSEEWVHFKIQSSDSSRSTSLASLRNKIRRHETSRAHKIAQELTEKGGQDLVGNLVRAVSETVFAETDSVFRTAYYLAKMNRPFTDHDSLIELQGKNGANMGTSLHSRYSSTKIVEHIAXEMQKKIVHSIVTSSSKLSVLIDEATSISHKSAMIVNLKASVDGATPILFLELVELESQRAKDIEGALLNCLDTAGFTEEWLQKNWVSFVSDGASVMLGKNSGVATRLTARYPNLFTWHCMNHRLELAVSDAVDEVQAVNHFKVFLEKIHNLYSQSNTNSRELLEAAQEVGSQVLKIGRVLSTRWVASSFRSVKAVWTSYEALNRHFENAAGDQTRSSKERQTYRGLARRMQSKEFLCDLGLMFDALSELANLSQQLQAHSVTLLRADHLLKRTIRVLASFKDTQGEKLEEALTAQALGHLGSVPLESNAKLTPINAKQFLQSLINNLEKRLSFDGEMLHDLSVLDTGNWPSTPGIRHGEAQVKRLCRRFNLGEEQAVNGMRDFLEHPDSEPESLKPLIQCMKTIPCSTAECERGFSLMNNICTDKRSTLLLSNVSNLMMISINGPPVTLFEPRKYVTTWLRSHRSATQARRQCTPQMPEYKHIWKAL, from the exons ATGTCTGAGGAGTGGGTGCACTTTAAGATCCAGTCCTCAGATTCAAGCAGATCAACATCTCTGGCCTCTTTGAGAAACAAGATTAGACGACATGAGACGTCCAGAGCACACAAAATAGCCCAGGAGCTCACGGAGAAGGGTGGACAGGATTTAGTTGGAAATTTGGTGAGAGCTGTGTCAGAGACTGTGTTTGCAGAGACAGATTCTGTATTCAGAACAGCATACTATCTTGCGAAGATGAACCGACCTTTTACTGACCATGATAGTCTCATTGAGCTTCAGGGGAAAAATGGTGCCAACATGGGCACTAGTCTGCACTCAAGGTACAGTTCCACAAAAATTGTAGAACACATAG AAGAGATGCAGAAAAAAATAGTTCACAGTATTGTGACGTCTTCTAGCAAGTTGTCTGTTCTCATTGACGAGGCTACATCTATCAGCCACAAATCTGCAATGATTGTCAACTTGAAAGCCTCAGTGGATGGAGCTACTCCT ATTTTGTTCCTGGAGCTGGTTGAGCTGGAGAGCCAAAGGGCAAAGGATATAGAAGGAGCTCTGCTGAACTGTTTGGACACTGCAGGCTTCACTGAAGAGTGGCTTCAAAAGAACTGGGTCTCATTTGTTTCTGATGGAGCCAGTGTCATGTTAGGCAAGAACTCTGGTGTAGCAACCAGGCTGACAGCAAGGTACCCTAACCTCTTCACATGGCACTGCATGAACCACCGTTTGGAACTGGCTGTATCTGATGCTGTGGATgaggttcaggcagtcaaccaCTTCAAAGTGTTCCTAGAGAAGATCCACAATCTCTACAGTCAGTCCAATACAAATTCACGAGAGCTTCTGGAAGCAGCACAAGAAGTGGGCTCGCAAGTCCTGAAAATTGGCAGAGTTTTAAGTACGCGATGGGTGGCCAGCAGTTTCCGTTCTGTAAAGGCTGTGTGGACATCATATGAAGCACTCAATAGACACTTTGAAAATGCTGCAGGCGACCAAACAAGAAGCAGCAAAGAGAGACAAACTTATAGAGGTCTGGCACGTCGAATGCAAAGCAAGGAATTCCTGTGTGACCTCGGACTCATGTTTGATGCACTGTCTGAACTTGCAAACTTGTCTCAGCAACTCCAGGCCCATTCTGTCACACTCTTGAGAGCAGACCATCTTCTAAAGCGCACCATCAGAGTGCTGGCATCATTCAAAGATACCCAAGGAGAGAAATTAGAGGAGGCACTGACTGCACAAGCTTTGGGACATTTAGGATCTGTTCCCTTGGAGTCAAATGCAAAGCTCACACCAATCAATGCAAAACAATTCCTACAAAGTCTGATCAACAACTTGGAGAAGCGCCTCTCATTTGATGGTGAAATGCTTCATGATCTCAGTGTTCTGGATACAGGCAACTGGCCATCAACCCCTGGCATACGGCATGGTGAGGCACAAGTGAAACGACTCTGCAGGCGGTTCAATCTTGGTGAAGAGCAAGCAGTTAATGGTATGAGAGATTTCCTTGAGCACCCAGACAGTGAGCCTGAAAGCTTAAAGCCACTCATACAATGCATGAAGACCATCCCTTGCAGCACTGCTGAGTGTGAAAGGGGCTTCAGTCTCATGAACAATATATGCACAGACAAGAGATCGACACTGTTGTTGTCAAATGTAAGTAATTTGATGATGATCAGCATCAATGGGCCCCCTGTAACACTTTTTGAGCCAAGGAAGTACGTCACAACATGGCTGAGAAGCCATCGCTCTGCCACGCAAGCAAGGAGGCAATGCACACCTCAGATGCCTGAGTACAAACATATCTGGAAAGCTCTGTAG